A genomic region of Marinobacter sp. NP-4(2019) contains the following coding sequences:
- a CDS encoding ferredoxin--NADP reductase: protein MAALGTESVISVHHWNDTLFSFRTTRDQSLRFENGHFVMIGLPVDGKPLLRAYSIVSANHEEYLEFLSIKVPNGPLTSRLQHIQEGDSLFVSRKPVGTLVMHDLNPGKHLYLFGTGTGLAPFMSIIRDPETYERFDKVVLVHCVREVSELAYHDYLTSELPGHEFLAEIIGDKLIYYPTVTREPFRNRGRITTLVESGQLAKDTGLPQLNAGTDRVMLCGSPAMLKDLSAMLDGLGFKASPHQGEPGDYVIERAFVEQ, encoded by the coding sequence ATGGCTGCACTTGGAACCGAAAGCGTCATCAGCGTCCATCACTGGAACGACACCCTGTTCAGCTTCAGGACCACCCGCGATCAGAGCCTGCGCTTTGAGAACGGCCACTTCGTGATGATCGGCCTGCCGGTGGACGGCAAGCCGCTACTTCGCGCTTACAGCATTGTCAGCGCCAACCATGAAGAGTACCTGGAATTTCTCAGCATCAAGGTGCCAAACGGGCCGCTGACCTCCCGCCTGCAGCATATCCAGGAGGGCGATTCACTGTTTGTCAGCCGCAAACCGGTGGGCACCCTGGTGATGCACGACCTGAACCCGGGCAAACACCTCTACCTGTTCGGCACCGGCACCGGGCTGGCACCGTTCATGAGCATCATTCGTGACCCGGAAACCTACGAGCGTTTTGACAAGGTGGTACTGGTACATTGCGTACGTGAAGTCAGCGAACTGGCCTATCACGATTACCTGACCAGCGAACTGCCCGGCCACGAGTTTCTGGCGGAGATCATCGGCGACAAGCTGATCTACTACCCCACCGTGACCCGGGAACCTTTCCGCAACCGGGGCCGCATCACCACCCTGGTGGAATCCGGCCAGTTGGCCAAGGATACCGGCCTGCCGCAACTGAATGCGGGCACCGACCGGGTCATGCTCTGCGGCAGCCCGGCCATGCTGAAAGACCTGTCCGCCATGCTCGACGGCCTTGGATTCAAAGCCTCGCCCCATCAAGGCGAGCCTGGCGACTACGTCATTGAACGCGCGTTCGTGGAACAATAA